The window ACCGCTAGAATTTTGTAAATTTATGGTAATACCAATAGGCCAACATAATCTCCCCATAGGATCAAAAATAGGAAATTGTGTTGGTACAGGATTAAAGGTTACATCATTATAATCCGTCTTAATATCTTTTGTCGCAATCCATTCACCGGCATTTTCCACGCCATTATTGTCATCATCATCCAAAATTTGATACCTATGGTTATC is drawn from Candidatus Scalindua sp. and contains these coding sequences:
- a CDS encoding GspH/FimT family pseudopilin produces the protein MQAVKQNNRFRIIFLDNHRYQILDDDDNNGVENAGEWIATKDIKTDYNDVTFNPVPTQFPIFDPMGRLCWPIGITINLQNSSGTETVKVASTGRVKIE